From Coccinella septempunctata chromosome 4, icCocSept1.1, whole genome shotgun sequence, a single genomic window includes:
- the LOC123311551 gene encoding beta-1,3-galactosyltransferase 6 yields MGQTTTLKKISHLNRFKLHLCFAFAFLLGCMFSFSIMPIDRTCRIEDSDREFNIMKNSKLKNPELIILILSAPNNIERRKVIRKTWLSLIPPDQENIRDSKKFKVKHFFAIGHLALNKDQLKEIEKEQYEYNDILFIPIQDSYANLTLKVLKSFEWLNEQYDYGLGFKYVLKCDDDSFVRLDNFIHELKHIELLYLKTKLSSVQKMSAQNNSPYLRINLQINSNETKNNLSLYWGYFDGRATMMRKGKWKDQNWIACDKYILYALGGGYILSKRLITYIAKNADYLRLFNAEDVSVGFWLSPIDNILRIHDIRFDTEWTSRGCQNFFLISHNIQPEKMQEMISNIKSHKVLCSSPHLKRNFYHYNWSVPPSQCCKTK; encoded by the exons ATGGGACAAACTACAACATTAAAGAAAATATCTCATCTGAATCGCTTCAAACTTCATTTGTGTTTTGCATTCGCATTCCTTCTTGGTTGTATGTTTTCCTTCAGTATTATGCCCATAGATAGAACTTGTAGAATAGAAGATTCTGATAGAGAATTCAACATAATGAAGAATTCCAAATTAAAAAATCCCGAGCTGATAATCCTGATCTTATCTGCACCTAATAACATTGAAAGAAGAAAAGTAATTCGTAAAACCTGGTTATCGTTAATTCCCCCAGATCAGGAAAACATTAGGGATAgcaaaaaattcaaagtgaAACATTTTTTCGCGATAGGCCATTTGGCCCTGAACAAAGATCAACTGAAGGAAATAGAGAAGGAGCAATATGAATATAACGATATATTGTTCATCCCTATTCAAGACAGTTATGCAAATTTAACATTGAAAGTACTGAAGAGCTTCGAATGGTTGAATGAGCAATATGATTATGGCTTGGGATTCAAATATGTTTTGAAATGTGATGATGATAGTTTTGTTCGTTTGGATAATTTCATCCATGAGCTAAAACATATTGaacttttatatttgaaaacaaaattatcaaGTGTCCAGAAGATGTCTGCTCAAAATAATTCTCCATATCTTCGAATCAATCTGCAAATCAACTCCAATGAAACGAAAAATAACCTTTCACTTTATTGGGGATATTTCGATGGGAGGGCAACTATGATGAGAAAAGGGAAATGGAAAGATCAAAATTGGATTGCCTGTGATAAATATATTCTATATGCTTTAGGTGGTGGTTATATTCTTTCGAAGAGACTCATAACTTATATTGCAAAAAATGCTGATTACTTGAG GCTGTTCAATGCTGAGGATGTGAGTGTGGGATTTTGGTTGTCTCCTATTGATAATATACTACGGATTCATGACATTAGATTTGATACAGAATGGACATCAAGAGGATGCCAGAACTTTTTCCTCATTTCTCATAATATTCAACCAGAGAAAATGCAAGAAATGATCTCAAATATAAAGTCGCATAAAGTGTTATGCTCTAGTCCACATCTTAAGAGGAATTTCTACCATTATAATTGGTCAGTGCCACCTAGTCAATGttgtaaaacaaaataa
- the LOC123311089 gene encoding probable pseudouridine-5'-phosphatase, which translates to MSFEKVTHVIFDMDGLLIESESIYNKILSEIAASFGKVYDLQLKLRILGTPEPETARIAIEALNLPITRDEFLKVYRQRVDEELTNPVLMPGAQRLVEHLHKHKVPIAVATSSAEDSMKIKTQHHKKLFSLFHHIVCGSTDPEVKHGKPAPDIFLVCASRFPDKPDPSSCLVLEDAPNGVRGARAAGMQAVLVPNEDVLEELRKPATLVLKSLLDFKPELFGLPPFNDCN; encoded by the coding sequence ATGTCTTTTGAGAAAGTAACACACGTTATATTCGATATGGATGGATTATTAATAGAATCAGAGTCGATCTACAACAAAATTTTATCAGAAATTGCCGCCAGTTTCGGTAAGGTCTACGATTTACAACTGAAACTGAGAATTTTGGGTACACCAGAACCGGAAACTGCTCGAATTGCCATCGAGGCATTGAATTTACCCATAACAAGAGATGAATTTCTGAAGGTATATCGTCAAAGGGTCGACGAAGAATTGACCAATCCTGTACTTATGCCCGGTGCTCAAAGGTTGGTTGAACATCTCCACAAACATAAGGTTCCCATCGCTGTCGCAACTTCATCTGCTGAGGATTCTATGAAAATAAAAACGCAACACCACAAGAAGCTTTTTTCGCTGTTTCATCACATCGTGTGTGGAAGTACAGATCCTGAAGTGAAGCATGGAAAACCTGCTCCGGACATATTTTTGGTCTGCGCCTCTAGGTTTCCAGATAAACCAGATCCGTCATCGTGTCTCGTGCTGGAAGATGCCCCCAACGGCGTAAGGGGAGCAAGAGCAGCTGGGATGCAGGCAGTTCTTGTTCCAAACGAGGATGTCTTGGAGGAGTTGAGAAAACCAGCCACCTTAGTATTGAAATCTTTACTAGATTTCAAACCGGAATTGTTTGGTTTGCCTCCTTTTAACGATTGCAATTAA
- the LOC123311550 gene encoding uncharacterized protein LOC123311550: protein MGSSESKLKSIDGKAGKVKTPTNSPPSTPIKCINSNSEDVSRLDPRSPSDDIFRTPIEIPIQTNDKAMSHLKHVVDPRSPTDQFERTPIIIKDNQSKCPKKLHNKILDNARRNISYSPTLSSKNKKDCDSAPVSPPKLISSVPTFKKCNEKRKSFVGLLETNIDFTETNLDDFVKNKSLDKSLTISINEIPMCDIVEHKNCDPRSPSKDILRTPIQIVQKIGEVDFNNTTDQCQLKEVADTVECDNSESLLKLAGENNQLQNTEEVEVHPHNIEAIDVAIEENVAPQLSDANPKDANISENVNEMPQLEIESLTTNAANTEQIMADIVEDLIGNISVLTTEDTKTVPHIDNNDSKEPIIDLTADVQEFDKKLTKIIHENNENFSFKKIISKEYLNDKNQSKKRTPMKDRNQISEPKRNKLKVSDKPTKLNYDISKIPVFRDKKGLKTKVQCENTPPTDSTIRRRKKSHQPKWDSDKTLVI, encoded by the exons ATGGGCTCTTCAGAAAGCAAACTGAAATCTATCGATGGAAAAGCTGGAAAAGTAAAGACTCCGACTAATAGTCCTCCGTCCACGCCAATTAAATGCATTAATTCAAATTCTGAGGATGTTTCTCGCCTAGACCCCAGGTCACCAAGTGACGATATTTTTCGAACACCCATAGAG ATACCGATACAGACAAATGACAAAGCCATGTCACACTTGAAACATGTCGTAGATCCCCGTTCACCAACTGATCAATTCGAAAGAACTCCAATCATTATCAAGGATAATCAATCCAAATGTCCAAAAAAACTGCATAATAAAATACTAGACAATGCTCGAAGAAACATTAGTTACTCTCCTACTCTGtcaagcaaaaataaaaaagactGTGATTCTGCTCCAGTATCGCCTCCAAAGCTCATTAGTAGTGTTCCAACATTCAAAAAATGTAATGAGAAAAGAAAATCTTTTGTGGGATTATTGGAGACgaatattgatttcacagaAACAAATTTGgatgattttgttaaaaataagtCATTAGATAAGAGTTTGACTATAAGCATCAATGAAATTCCTATGTGTGATATTGTTGAACATAAGAATTGTGATCCAAGATCTCCAAGTAAAGATATTCTCAGAACACCCATACAGATAGTTCAAAAGATTGGTGAAGTTGATTTCAACAATACGACTGATCAGTGCCAACTGAAAGAAGTTGCAGATACTGTAGAATGTGACAATTCTGAATCACTTCTGAAACTGGCTGGTGAGAATAACCAACTACAAAACACCGAAGAAGTAGAGGTTCATCCTCACAATATAGAGGCAATAGACGTGGCAATTGAAGAAAATGTAGCTCCTCAACTGAGTGATGCAAATCCTAAAGATGctaatatttctgaaaatgtgAATGAAATGCCTCAATTAGAAATTGAGTCACTAACCACAAATGCAGCTAATACTGAGCAAATAATGGCTGATAtagttgaagatcttatcggaAATATTTCTGTTCTCACCACTGAGGACACCAAAACAGTTCCTCATATTGATAATAATGATTCAAAGGAACCAATCATTGATTTGACTGCTGATGTTCAAGAGTTTGATAAGAAATTGACAAAAATAATTCAtgagaataatgaaaatttctccttcaaaaaaataatttcaaaagaatatttgaacgataaaaatcaatcaaaaaaacGTACTCCCATGAAAGATAGAAATCAAATCTCTgaaccaaaaagaaataaacTCAAAGTTAGTGATAAACCTACAAAACTCAATTATGATATTAGTAAAATCCCTGTCTTCCGAGACAAAAAAGGACTTAAGACTAAGGTACAATGTGAGAACACTCCGCCAACTGATAGTACCATTAGGAGACGGAAGAAATCTCATCAACCAAAGTGGGACTCCGACAAAACGTTGGTCATATAA